AAAAAATTAATATATCCTAATAATTAGATTTAGACATTGGTACATTATCTAAACTTACTTCTCTCTCTACTTTGTATTTCGCATACTTAACTTTATTCTCTTTTTTATAAGACAAAACAACTTCAAAAGGTTCTAATTCAAAGGGAAAATCCTCATCGATTTCTGAATTATTTTCTAATACAATCGCCTCAATTCCATATGGATTAGCAACTTCTTTCATAGGTATAAAGCTACCTCTAAAGTATAAACCTATTAATTCTGTTGTTGTTTTATCGAACTCTTTAAAATTTAAAGTAACTTTTACAGAGGATGTACCTTCTGCAATTGCAGGTGGTATTTCCTTATAAAAACCCTCTTCAAGCTTTATATCATTTGTTTTCTCTAATGTAAACTCTTGAGATTTACAGCTCCATAAAAACACTAAAGAAAACAATAAAATTGAATATTTCATAATCTAGTTTTTAACGAATTTTCTAGAAGTAGAAATGTTATTATGCTTCAAGTTTACAATATAAATTCCTTTATTTAAAGTAGAAACATCAATTGATTTATTATTCAAATTACCTTTTTTAACTTGCTTTCCGTTAATATCATAAATCAAAAACTTGGTGGTATTATCAATTTGAAAATCATCCGTTTCAAAACGAAGTTCAAATTGAGCAGGATTTGGATACATTGCCATTTTTACACCATCTAATGTATTACTTTGAACAGATAAAGAGGTACTTAAATTAGTTTCAAACATTCCATTACCATGAGTACCTACTAAAAGAACATTGTCAGAAGGTCTGTAAACCAAACCACTTACTAAAGATAAGCCTATTGTTTCTAAACCTTCAATCTCCCAATCATCATTTAAAGGATCTTCTGAGCTGTATAGTCCTCTTGCAGTTCCAACAAAATAAATAGTTTTGCCATTAACCTCTGCTATTGCTGCAGACCTAATTGAATGTGAACTTAAATTTCTCTCAACAACAGTCCAAGTAGGTCTAAATGATTTTGCATTTTTTGTTAAAAAAATATTTACAATACCATAATTAGAGTATGTAGCTAAAACAATATCAGGATTTGTTGGATGAATTGCCAAACCACTAACTATTGTTCCACTAGTTTTTGAAGCGGTAGGTGGTGTAATATCATCTGAAATTCTCAAAGTAGGTATGTTATGAGGATCTGTTAATTTAAATATATTACCAGCAGAACCTCCCATTAACAAATAACTTGAATTTGAATTGTAAACTCCTCTTGTAGCTGACAATGTTCTAATATTTTGAGGAGTAGGAAATGCTCCTAATTCATCCCAAGTAGAAGATGTTACATTTTCAGCATCATCTGTTCTATACAAATTATTTAAACCAGCATAATATAATACATTTGTATTATCTTGATCTAAATAGAAGTACGTTACAAATTGACTATCTGATCCATCAGGAGTAATTTCTCTAAAACTATTGGTTATACTTCTTGTGTAAATTGCGCCATTTTGAGTACCAAAAAAAGTTTGCAGTTGATTATTATTTGAAGTAAATCTTCTCAGTGCAACTGCAACACCATCTCCACCAGCTACAGAGCTCATTAATGTTTTATTTGACTGACCTACACTTAATCCGCCAATAGTAGTTCCATTATCTTGAGCACCTCCAATAACAGCATCTCCTCCTTCTACAGGATCTAATGCTACATGATAATACTGATATGTTTGATAATTATTATTTAGATTTTCCCACTCAATAGTTATTTCACTGATATCTGGTGCTTTATGAACACCTCCATCAGTTCCTGAGTATAATATGTTTGTATTTGTTTTATCAAACTCTAACGCATGAATATCTGGGTGATGATTTACACCACCAGCATTGTAAAGGCCATATCCTTGGTTATTTCTATATCCTCCAATTCTAGTAAAAGTTGATGATGTTAAAATATTTATTATCCTGTAAGCATTTGTACCACCTATTACAACAAAATTTTCATCATCTGGTTTTACATTAACCACTAAATCATATCCTCCTTGTATAGCAAAAGGATCGTTTCCTGATGAATCACCTCCAGCTTCGTCTGGCATTTTACTAGAAAAATCTGTCCAGTTTCCTGTAGCGTTATCATATCTCCATAAATCTGCTTCAATTGTACCACCACCAGATTGTGCTTCACCATTATCAAATAAGGCATACAAAATATTATCATTAGAATCTGAAGTTGCAAGAACTATTCTACCACTAGAAGACCAATCAAATGGATCAGAGTTTCTCGCTATTCTAGTAAAAGCTTCTACACCATCTGAAGATGTCCAAACGCCATTTTCATTAGTACTACTTCCATCTATACCAATATATACTCTACCTGAATTGGCAATTACAACATCTGTCCAATCATTACCAGAAGAAGTATCTTCTAATACTACACTTAAAGAATTACCTGATAACTTATAAACCGTATTTACAGTTGCAATAAATAAATCTCCAGTTATGGGATGTACATCAATCTTATTAATTAAATCAAAAGAACTATCATATATCGTAAAATCTGAGTCTGTTATTGAAATTTGATTCCAAGTTATACCATTATCTACAGATTTCCAAATACCATTTCCAAAATAGAAAGCTCCTAAAGAAGCACTATTTCCTCTAAATTCTCCAGTACTATAATACCATATGTTTTCAAAGCCTGCTCTTGTATCTTGTGCAATTGATGTAACATTGTGAATTTCGGTATTTGCAGAAACTTTCGTCCAATTTTGTCCACCATTAGTGGTTCTAAAAACACCACTACTTACACCTCCTGCAATAATAGTATTACCAGATGCATCAGCAACATCAATAGCAAGAGATCTTGTTCTTCCTCCTAAATTTGATGGCCCTCTAGACTCATAAATACCCACTGATTTAAGCTCATTTTGTTTTTGACTTTTTTTCCTAGCCAAAGAAACTTCCAGCTCTTCCTTTTTTTCATCTAAAGGAATCTCTCCTGTAACAGGATTCTTCTGCATATTCATCTCAAACATATCTCTTTCAATACTATAAAGTTGTCTTGAGTTTTCTGGCTTATTCTTCGGTTTTAAAACCCCTTCTGTTGTAACTTTAAAAGACACCTCTTCAGTATTACTTTTAATAGTTAAAATTAAGCTTACAAGTACTATTGATAATACTGATAGAAAAATTGTTGTGTTTTTTTTCATATTGATATTTGATAAATTTATAGTCTCAAAAATAGTGACTATTTTTATTGTTAAATAATATTTCCTGTTAATTTTTTATGTAGCCTTATTGCGTAACTGTCTGACATTCTTGAAACGTAACTACAAATTTGCATAATTCTATAAAAAACATCGTCAGTTTCTACTTGATATTCACTTGGTAATAAATTTAAAACTAAGTTATCGAAGTTAGATTCTTGTTCATTAAATTTATGATTGATAGCCGTTGTAAATACCTCTAATAAATCGGCTATAACTCTATAACCAGCTACTTCTTTTTCAATAACCTCTTTACTTTTATAGATTTTTTCGATGCTTATTTTTATTATGTCGTTAATCTGTGCCTCATACTTACATTTTTCTAGTAAAGATTTACTAAAACTTCCATTCAAAATAGCTTCTTCGTTTGCAAGAAAAATAGTTACTGCTTCATCAATTAAAGAATTAATAGCAATTGCTCTTAAATAGGCTGTTCTATCTTTGGTGTGTTTTAGTGCATAATATTTATCTCTGTTGATGCCATGAATTAATTTTGATAAATATTCCAAAGCATATTCTTCCTCAATTAAACCTAAGTTGATACCATCTTCAAAATCGATAATTGTATAACAAATATCATCTGCTGCCTCTACTAAATATGCTAATGGATGTCTATAATAGGAAATATCTGTTTCTGATTTCTTTTGCATACCCAATTCTTGAACAACATCTAAAAACTCTGTAGTTTCCGATTGAAAAAAACCATATTTTTTATCTGCAATATGATTTGTTGGCTTTTTGGGCAAACTTTCTTTCGGGTATTTTAAAAACGCTCCTAAAGTTGCATAACTTAATCGTAAACCTCCAAAAATTCCTTCTCTAGATTCTGTCAGAATCTTAAATCCGTTTGCATTCCCTTCAAAATCTATTAAATCTTGGTATTCTTTTGCTGATAATTGGTCTTTGTATTTTGCGCCTTTTCCAGATTTAAAATACTCTCCAATGGCTTTTTCTCCTGAATGTCCAAAAGGTGGATTCCCAATATCGTGTGTTACTGAAGCTGCTGCTACAATAGCTCCAAAATCGTTAAAGGTATAACCAAGTTTCACTAAATTTGGATGACGTTCTAACAACACTTTCCCAACTCTTCTTCCTAAAGTTCTACCCACCACAGAGACCTCTAAACTATGGGTTAAACGTGTATGTACAAAATCGGTTTGAGATAATGGAATTACCTGTGTTTTGTCTTGTAAACTTCTAAATGCTGATGAAAATATAATTCTATCAAAATCTACTTCGAAACCTAAACGTGTTTCATCTTGTGCTATTCTTGGTCGTTTTTCTGTATCGCCAAAACGTTTTAAAGAAAGTAGTTGTTCCCAGTTCATATTATTCTTTTAAATTTATTTTCCAATATCCTCTACTACCATCAATTCTTTTTAAATATCCTTTTTCTTTTAAGTAAT
The DNA window shown above is from Polaribacter sp. Hel_I_88 and carries:
- a CDS encoding T9SS type A sorting domain-containing protein; the protein is MKKNTTIFLSVLSIVLVSLILTIKSNTEEVSFKVTTEGVLKPKNKPENSRQLYSIERDMFEMNMQKNPVTGEIPLDEKKEELEVSLARKKSQKQNELKSVGIYESRGPSNLGGRTRSLAIDVADASGNTIIAGGVSSGVFRTTNGGQNWTKVSANTEIHNVTSIAQDTRAGFENIWYYSTGEFRGNSASLGAFYFGNGIWKSVDNGITWNQISITDSDFTIYDSSFDLINKIDVHPITGDLFIATVNTVYKLSGNSLSVVLEDTSSGNDWTDVVIANSGRVYIGIDGSSTNENGVWTSSDGVEAFTRIARNSDPFDWSSSGRIVLATSDSNDNILYALFDNGEAQSGGGTIEADLWRYDNATGNWTDFSSKMPDEAGGDSSGNDPFAIQGGYDLVVNVKPDDENFVVIGGTNAYRIINILTSSTFTRIGGYRNNQGYGLYNAGGVNHHPDIHALEFDKTNTNILYSGTDGGVHKAPDISEITIEWENLNNNYQTYQYYHVALDPVEGGDAVIGGAQDNGTTIGGLSVGQSNKTLMSSVAGGDGVAVALRRFTSNNNQLQTFFGTQNGAIYTRSITNSFREITPDGSDSQFVTYFYLDQDNTNVLYYAGLNNLYRTDDAENVTSSTWDELGAFPTPQNIRTLSATRGVYNSNSSYLLMGGSAGNIFKLTDPHNIPTLRISDDITPPTASKTSGTIVSGLAIHPTNPDIVLATYSNYGIVNIFLTKNAKSFRPTWTVVERNLSSHSIRSAAIAEVNGKTIYFVGTARGLYSSEDPLNDDWEIEGLETIGLSLVSGLVYRPSDNVLLVGTHGNGMFETNLSTSLSVQSNTLDGVKMAMYPNPAQFELRFETDDFQIDNTTKFLIYDINGKQVKKGNLNNKSIDVSTLNKGIYIVNLKHNNISTSRKFVKN
- a CDS encoding deoxyguanosinetriphosphate triphosphohydrolase, with protein sequence MNWEQLLSLKRFGDTEKRPRIAQDETRLGFEVDFDRIIFSSAFRSLQDKTQVIPLSQTDFVHTRLTHSLEVSVVGRTLGRRVGKVLLERHPNLVKLGYTFNDFGAIVAAASVTHDIGNPPFGHSGEKAIGEYFKSGKGAKYKDQLSAKEYQDLIDFEGNANGFKILTESREGIFGGLRLSYATLGAFLKYPKESLPKKPTNHIADKKYGFFQSETTEFLDVVQELGMQKKSETDISYYRHPLAYLVEAADDICYTIIDFEDGINLGLIEEEYALEYLSKLIHGINRDKYYALKHTKDRTAYLRAIAINSLIDEAVTIFLANEEAILNGSFSKSLLEKCKYEAQINDIIKISIEKIYKSKEVIEKEVAGYRVIADLLEVFTTAINHKFNEQESNFDNLVLNLLPSEYQVETDDVFYRIMQICSYVSRMSDSYAIRLHKKLTGNII